From Hydrogenimonas thermophila:
CTTCACGTCCTAAAAAACTACCTGGTAATACTTTAATATTATAACGTTCATAGAGTCTCTTTGTAAATTCCAATTCATCTTCTACTTCAAGCCAAATGTAAAAAGTTGCTTCCGGTATTTTTATACCAAGTACTTCATGAGCTATTTCAAAATTCTCTTTATATTTCTCACGAAATGCTATCACATGTTCATTATCTCTCCAAGCTGATGCAGCTGCCATCTGCAAAGGAAGAGGTGAAGCGCATCCAACGTAGGTGCGATACCTCATATACTCTTTTAAAATTCTATCATCACCGGCAATGAAACCGCTTCTAAGCCCTGGAGCACTGGAACGTTTAGATATAGAGTTAATGACTAAAATATTCTTAAATGTGGGGTTATCTGCTTCTATACTAGCCTGCAAAAGTGAAGGTGGAGGAGTTTTTGTATATATCTCACTATAACACTCATCATTAAGCAGTACAAAGTCATACTTAATAGCAAGTTTAACCCACTCTACCATTGTTTTCATATCCATTACAGATGCTGTTGGGTTATTTGGAAAATTAAGAATTACCAAACCACAACCAGCTAACTCTGATTCATTGATTTTAGGAAGAAAACCATTCTCTTTAGTCAAATTTAGATGCAATACTTTTGCACCACTGGCAATTGCCGCACCCTCATATATCTGATAAAAAGGATTAGTAAAAGCCATCATAGGCTCTTCTTTTCGTGAGAGCAAAAACTGTGGAAAGTTAAAAAGGACTTCTCGTGTTCCAAAAGTTGGAATAAGCTGAGAATTGTCTAAGTCGACATGAAAACGATGTTTAAAAAAAGAGCGTATCGCATCACGCAACTCTTGTTCACCTGATGTTTTAGGATATTTTTTCAGCAAATTTGAATTAGAACAAAGTGCTTCTGTAATGAATGAAGGAGTCTCAAACTGAGGCTCTCCAATTGTCAAAACAATTGGATCTAAACTGCTATTTGGAGTAATCCCATCTAACAAATTAGTCAATTTTTCAAATGGATAGGTTTCAAATTTCAAAGTCAAGCCTTTTTTTAATTATTATTGTACAAAAAGGCTTATTAATTTTTTGCTAATTTTATTAAAACTATATCTCAATAATATTTACATTACCTTATAATATTTTGAATTTTTCAACATTCTATTACTCCATTGATTATTGTATGAATATATTTAATCAAATTATAAAAAATTGACTCTATTTCTTAAATATTTAAAAAAATCGAGTTATAATCGATTATCCTGCATACTAGGGCTTTTTATGATCCGTAAACATATTACAGAACAGACTGCTATCTTCTTTAGTGTTACGAAATGGGTAGTACTCTCTTCATTTGTGGGAGTAATGATAGGAGCAATAGTTACACTGTTTTTAAAAATTTTACAAATTGCAGAAACAAGCAGATCAGATATTCCTTTTAGTTACTACTACCTATTACCATTTGCCCTTTTTTTGACAGTTTGGATTGTACGTAAATTTGCTCCCAATGCTGAAGGCCATGGTACTGAAAAAGTTATAGAAGCTGTTCATAAAAGATATGGTCAAATAGATATAGCTGTAATTCCTGTTAAACTTTTTGCCACTGTTTTAACTATTTTTGCTGGCGGTTCTGTTGGGAAAGAGGG
This genomic window contains:
- a CDS encoding chloride channel protein; amino-acid sequence: MIRKHITEQTAIFFSVTKWVVLSSFVGVMIGAIVTLFLKILQIAETSRSDIPFSYYYLLPFALFLTVWIVRKFAPNAEGHGTEKVIEAVHKRYGQIDIAVIPVKLFATVLTIFAGGSVGKEGPGAQIGAGAASWLSDILKFSPEDRKKLVICGISAGFASVFGTPIAGAIFGVEVLIIGVILYDVLLPSFIAGFAAFTTAQFLGVEYTYFDVHFYQNISLDIPLILQVVAAGLFFGFISD
- a CDS encoding succinyldiaminopimelate transaminase; the encoded protein is MKFETYPFEKLTNLLDGITPNSSLDPIVLTIGEPQFETPSFITEALCSNSNLLKKYPKTSGEQELRDAIRSFFKHRFHVDLDNSQLIPTFGTREVLFNFPQFLLSRKEEPMMAFTNPFYQIYEGAAIASGAKVLHLNLTKENGFLPKINESELAGCGLVILNFPNNPTASVMDMKTMVEWVKLAIKYDFVLLNDECYSEIYTKTPPPSLLQASIEADNPTFKNILVINSISKRSSAPGLRSGFIAGDDRILKEYMRYRTYVGCASPLPLQMAAASAWRDNEHVIAFREKYKENFEIAHEVLGIKIPEATFYIWLEVEDELEFTKRLYERYNIKVLPGSFLGREGIGQGFVRVALVESAERTLEAVKRIKACLEEC